ACGTTCCCTGCCATGGCACGATAATCATCGCTTGACGTACCGGAATGTCCGGGTCTTTCCGTTGAGGCATCTTCAATAGCCCGTAGACTCCCCAGAGGAGCGCAACTGCGAGCGAGACCCAGGCGATGTGTCGTTGTTCGAGGAAGAAGCGGGCGAGATTCTGTTTCTTGTCCGTGGACTGCTCATTGTGTTCGTGTGCCATTGCTGCGTCTCCTAGTTGACCATCCGGATCAGGCTTCCGTTGCTTAGCTGGTTAGTACGGTTGACGACGATTCGTTCGCCAGGCGTAAGGCCTTCGTCGATGACGACCGACTTGCCGAAGGTTTCACCAATCCTCACACTCTTCAATTGCGCAAACTGTTTGCCATCGCGCTCCGTTACAGTGAAGACCGAATAGTTATTCGAACCGGATTCCGTGGTCATCAAAGCAGTCAGTGGTACTACAGGCACAGTTTGCGTATTCGCTTGCTCTATACGGATGCGTGCGATCATGCCCACCTTGAACAAGCGATCCCGGTTCGGAAGAGTAACCTCGATGTTGAAGACCCGGGACTCACGGTTGGCGGAGGCGGAGATTCCCGTAATTTGCCCTGTGAAGGTCCGCCCCTGCAATGCATCAAGTTGCACGGGCACCGGTGCTCCTAGCTTGAGGTGTGCCAGCATGCTGTCGGGAGCTCCGAAGTTCACCTTCACGACGCGCGTATCGTCGAGCGTGAATGCCCTTGTCCCTGCAGCAACCAGGCTGCCTGGTTCCACACTCTTTTCGACGATGACTCCAGGCATGGGAGCGTTCAAGCTCGTATCGCCAAGATTGATCCGAGCGGAAACAGCCTGCGCCGACGCAGCGCTCAACTGCCCGCGGCGCGCCTCGATCTGACGCACGGCGGCTTCCACACTGGCGGTCGCGGAGGTGTGCTGATCCACCGCCGCATCGTAATCCGGGCGAGTCATTGCTTTGGCGGCATAGAGCGCTTGTGCACGCTCAAAATCAAGATCCGCCTTTGCCTGGTCGGCCTTTGCTCGGTTGAGTTCCGCTTGCGAAACATCAAGCGTACCCTGCACTGAGCGCTGCTGGCCGACCGCGGAGTTGAGCGAGGCTTCATAATCGGAACTGCGGAGTCGGGCCAATGTGGCTCCGGCAGGTATTTCGTCGCCTACCTGCACATCACGCATCCGACCATCGACGCCCTTCACTCGATACAGAGCGGCGATATAACCGGGTTCCTTGAAGGCCAGTTGAACCTCAGTGTCCGGACGAATCTCGCCTGAGTAAGTCCAACTGGGTTGGACCTGCTGTGTAGCCACAATCTCCGCCACAACCGGAACCGGCTCTGGCCCCGCCTTCTGCGTCTTTGCGCAGCCGGCGAGAACCGAAAATGCAGCAAAACTTAGAATTCCAATTGAGATACGCATCATTCTTCTCCTATCGCCTTTTTCAAATCGGCTCGTGCCTTCCAGAAAGCAGTGAGAGCCTGTTGCTGCTGGCTGTCCGCGGATGCCAGATCCGACTGTGCTTGATATAAATCCCGGCTTAATGCCGCTTCGCGCTTCACCTTCTCCTGCAACTCTTTGAGCTTCTGCCGTGCCGTACTTTCGTTTGCATCGCTGAGGGTCAGTTGCCGGCGGGTGTTCTCCAATTGCCGACGCGCATTTCTCACCTCCAGAAGAACGGCGCGTTCAGTAGCGCCGACGCCAACCTTGGCCTGTTCTTCCTTCGCTCGCTTTTCCTCGTATTCCTGGTGCCTGCGTCCCCAGTCCCACGGTTCCCACCGGACCGACACACCCACCGTCCCGACGTTGCTTGGAAAAACATTCTCGAAGTTCGCCGTTGTGTAGTAACTGAACGCCAGACTCACGTCTGGGATATATTCCGCCTTCTTCGCCCGCGCGTCGTAATTGGCTTGCTGCACCTGAAGTTTCGCCTTCTTCAGATCCGGCCGGTTTTGGAGAGCGCGAGCTTCCATGGCTTCGGGTGTGGCGAGATCGGTATCTGCATCGCCGATCGCCGCAACCCGAAACTGCGTGTGTACGTCCCGGCCCATCAGATCGTTCAATCTTTCGCTCGCCGACGCGACCCTGTCGCTCGCATCGCTGATGGCATTCTGTAACTTCAAAAGCTGCGCATCGGCGTTCAGCAAATCCGATTCGAGAATCGTCTCTCTCCCGAGGTTCACGAATGCCAGACGATGCGACTCCCGGTAGTAAGGGAGTGACGCCTGAAGGCTATCCAAAGCGCTCTGTGCCTCGACAACCGCGTAGTACGCACGTCGAACCTGGTCGACCACCTCCAGACGCGTTTTCACCTGGTCCTGGCGCGTACCTTCCAGCCCCAGCTCAAGAGCTTTCAATTGCAAATGGAGCTGGTACTGCGTCGAAAGCGGCTGGGCAACCGAGACATTCACTATGCCTACGGGTTTTCGCGGGATCTCGACTTTCTGGTTCGTCGCCGGGATAGGCCCGGTCGCGCTGTATACCCCAAGCGAGCCCGCCGCGTAAGTAACCGATGGTTTTGTAACCAGTTGCGCGCCGAGCGCAGTGACCTGCGTATTCGCAAAACGTCTTGTCTTATTCGCAGCCAGATCGTCGGCGGCCCGGAGGGTATCGAGTCTGGCGGTCTTCAGACTGCTGTTGTTCGCAACAGCTTGTTCAACCGCCTGTTCGAGAGTCAATTCAGAGAGGTTTGACTGTTGTCCCGCCGCCTTTTCAACCGTGGGCGGGGGGGACAAAGGTGCGGGATTCTGACCTCGCGCCAGCAGCGCCAGCATCCCCAGGGTGAAGGCCAAGCAGGTTGTTCGAGTGCGTCGTTTCATGAGGCAATGGTGCCTCGAACGCGGAAGTGGGGGGAGTAATGCCTCGTAAGCCGTACGTAAGCGCTTCGAAACTTACGGGACTGCTTGCGGCAACGGTCAGTGCGACAAGTTGAGCTTTTTCAGGAGCTTGGCAAACCTGCGGTTAGCGTGCAAAGGATGAAAGAACGGCTCGACCGCCAGCAGATTCACGAAGTTGGTTTTGTGATCGATCGCTTCATCGAGGCGCTGGAGCGCGAGATCGAAATCTCCCATCCCGACTGCAGCGAAACCTTCTGCCAGCGGAGTGACGTATTGCCGTTCCGCGAGTTGATGCAGTCTCTCCATACATTCTTGGGCTCGCGATAAGCTGCCTTCCTGGGCATGTCCTGCCGCAAGCAGACCGATATCCAATGGTGAGGCAGATGGCGAGAGACACTGTATCACTGCGTCGTAACGCCGCTGCTGGAAGTGCAAGAGTCCTTCATACAATCGCGCTTCAGGATAGTCTCGATCCAGTTCGAAAGACTCTCGGAGATGCTCTTCGGCTGATGGATAGTCTCCCTTTACGTAATGAAGATAAGCCATCCGCGCGCAGTCGCTTGCCGAGAGCGGGTCCAGTTCAGTTGAGCGGCAAAGTCCAGACTCTGCCGCGCTGAAGTCTCCCTGGCACAATAAAGCCATGGCACGAAACATGTGAGCCGGCGCGTGACTGGGTTGTTGTTTTATCGCGCGGTCATACATCCTGTCGGCTTCATCCCAACGATGCTCAAACCAGGCACGAAGTCCGCCCAGCACCGCGCAGGTGTCACCGGACTCAGGATCGAGAGCATATCCGCGTTCTGCGTTTGCCTTTACTTCTGGATACACATCACGGCCGGGGACCATCCCGAACTGGGCAAGAAGGCCGCTCGCCGCAGCCATGCCGCTGTAAGCAAGAGCATAGTTCGGATAAGTCTCTGTGAGCCCTCGGAGCTGCTCCAGGGCGGCGTACAGCGTTTCAGGCGACTGCTGGTGAATCAGAAATCGAGCTCGCAGGTACCTTGTATATGCGTCAAGATCTGGAGCTGAGGGCCGCGCAGGCCCTTGTACTTCCGGCATGTGAAGCCTGAGTAGGTCCGCAACAGATTTTGCAATTTCTTCCTGAATCGCAAACACATCCTGGAGCTCGCGGCGAAACGTCTCCGACCAGACGTGATGACCCGATTCGGTCTGAATCGCCTGGGCAGTGATCCGCAGCTGTTCGCCGGCCTTCCTGACGCTTCCTTCGATGACAAGATTCGCGCCGAGACGCTGCCCTACTTCTCGGATATCGATGTTGGCGCCCTTAAAGTGAAATGCCGATGTCCGCGCAATCACATTCAAACCGGACACCCGCGTAAGCGAGTTCGTGATCTCTTCACTGATCCCGTCGCAAAAATAGTCCTGCTCCGGCTCCGGACTCATGTTCACGAACGGCAACACGGCAACGCATATACGGCCGGGCGGCGGTGCTGCGCCAATCTCTTCGCGGTGCTTTGCCGGCTGGGCGTCAAGCCACCGGAAGACCGGGACATAACTGCCCGGCCGCAATCCAATCAGAACCGGATCCGTACCCTGCCCTTCCTCGTAATAGGCCTTCAACTTCGCTCTGAGACGACGAGCCTCGACCCGAACAATCGCGTCGATGTTCGGATCGTACTCCGAGGTGCGGTCGAACACCTCCATTGCAATCGAGAACTCCTTGAGGCTATCGATATCTCCATTGATTGTCCGATTCACGATGTGCGTCAGAAACCGGCATAACCGGACTGACGAAACGAAACCAGGGCTATTCACCACGCGCGCCAACTGGTCGCGAACCGCCGTCGCCGGCACGGCGGCAGAGTTAGCGAGAGATTTTTCCGATGACAACGGCGGCGTTGGCACGTGCTTCTCCCCCATTCATTATGCTCCACGAGACTTCGCAGTGTTACGTCGAGCTTACGGCGGCTTACGGCCAATCGAAGGCCAGAGCGCTTAGCGTGGAATCCGGTAGTCGTTAGTGAATCGATGCAGACATACAAAAGAGCAGGAACAATAATTTTCGTGTCCAACAGGAGCCCGGAAGCCACCGTCGCGCAGGATTTCGAAGCGAAAGGACTAATTGTGCAGTGGGCGCGCAGCATCACAGCGGCGGTTGATTTGCTCAACTCGGCGCGCGAGAAGACCGTGATCGTCACGGAACTCGCCCTGGCTGATGGTAATTGGAGAGATCTCGTCGAACGGGTCAATTGCATCGATATCAATCTCTCAACTTCAATTGTCCTTGTGACTCCTTCGAGTACGGCGGAACTCTGGTGGGACGCGCTCGAATGCGGTATCGATGACATTCTGCCCGCGTCTCTCCTGGCCTCTCGCTTATGTCAACTTCTACAGGAGAATAGTTTCGATGAACGGAACCAATAGTTCGGCAAAGCATTACGACATGGTGGTGATCGGCTCCGGCGCTGCCGGACATCACGGGGCAATTCAGGCCGCCAAACTCGGCAAAAAGGTTGCGCTGGTCGAACGCTTTATAGCTCTTGGAGGGGCCAGTATCAACACCGGCACGATTCCGAGCAAGACACTTCGGGAGGCTGTCCTGCGTTCTACCCGATCGGGGTCCACGGATCGCCGCATCTCGGCCTCAAACCTGGCACTGAGAATCGAGGAAGTCGCGTCGAACGAAGTTCGGGTGTTTGAAAATCAGTTTCGCCGCAACGATATCGATGCGTTGATTGGCAATGCTTCCTTTTCAGGACCCCACACAATTCGGGTTGCGAATCAGGAAGAAGAGTATTTCTGCCACGCGGATCATATATTGATTGCTACTGGCTCGAGGCCCGCTCATAACGACGCGATTCCTGTGGACGACGTCTCCATTATCGATACAGACGCGATTCGCCGGTTACGAACGGAGCACCACGTGTTGACTATCGTCGGGGGTGGCGTGATCGCTATTGAGTAAGTTGCACACGTCAGATGGCAGCCTGGCCGAGTGCAGTTGGACAGCGTTACGGTTCACCCCTTCTCCCGTCGACCTCAACCCGTGAAGAGTAGAGGTCGACTGTATAGAAACAGGGGCACAAATGAGGGCACTCTCGTTTTCGGAAAGTGCTCCCTATAAGCCTTTTCGTTTCCCACCGCTCCGGCTAACGCTATGATTCCATGGATCTTCAGTAGATTGACACGGTAGAAGTCTGCGCCCCCCAAACAGCCGCCGAATGTGCCTTTCGTCTCACATCGCTCCGTCTGTCACAGTGACATGTCGAGGACTAGACAAAGGTCAGGCGCCGGTAAAAGCGGACAAAAAGTGGACCGAAAACATGTTCAACTAGCAAATCGCGCTGATAACTTAGATACTTAGATTGAGATCAGTCAGGGTCTGCAAAACCTTTATGCGTCGGTTCGATCCCGACCCGCGCCTCCATAATATTTCAGCGACTTAGCTCCCGATAGGGGGCTTCGCTATTTAACCAGTGTGGGGACTTTTGTGGGGACCCTATGCATTCGCGAACATTATCGACAATTCGGGCAGTTCTGGCCGATGCACCGCAGTCACCGAAAATCGCGTTTTCTGTGCACTTCGCTTCTTCGCTAATTGAACGACTGTTCTACCCAAAGGATCTGAATCACCATTAGCCGCGCCGCCGCTTACGCCGGTTACATTGACTACTTTACACATGCCGACTTATCAGTACTGACTGCAGGGCATATGGTTGAAGCGCTTCAAAGGGTGCGTTATGTTAGGCTTATCGCAAACCCAATGACCCCTTACAGTAGTAGCAGTGCATCCTAAAGATGCTGCAATGGTGACGGCTTCCTGAATCAGCGGTTCGCGTTCAATTGGCGCTGGTCCCGCAATGGCGAGCCAATCGGCAATATCGATATTTGCCCGCAGGAGGACCACATAACGCTGTCCTACCGCCACCGCAGAGACGGCCAAGACTGGGAAAGCAAAGAATACTCCGTTCAATTGGAACGCACCCGCTGCCACTACGGTGGCGAGCGCGTCTGGTTTCGCTGCCCTGCTCTGGGATGCGGTTGACGTGTGGCCGTCCTTTACGGAGGCCCGGTTTTCGCTTGCCGACATTGCTACCGATTGGCCTATTCGAGCCAGCGTCAATCCTTCAGTGACCGCGCGGCGGCGCGCGTGGAGGCTATCCGAGAGCGTTTAGGCGGATGGGGCACGATCTTTGACCCGACTCCCTGGAGACCCAAAGGCATGCATCGCACCACCTACCGGCGTCTCGTTTGGAAGTATGAGACTGCCCGTTATGACTCTGTCGTTGAGTTTGCGGCTCGCATGGGGATGCTGCCAAATGACGCGCTAGAACTTGGCTGATGGCGCTGTCCTCGCGCGCGGCTGGCGCTCTTCCCTCACCGATGCTGACATCATCCACAACCTCAGTAATCGGAAGCGAGGTCCTTTAAATGGGCTGCCGCAAAACCCTCAAGAATCAATGCGAAGTCGAGGGGCGCTCCTGATTGACGATTTGGAAGAATACAGATGCGTTGTTCGAGCTTGGTGATCCATGCTCCCAGCGGATGACGCTGCCTGTCGCAGGTCTGCACGCAGGATCGGGCTCCATGGATCAGTAGTCTTCGAAGATAGATGTTTCCCCGTTTACTGATACCGAGCAGCGTCGTCTTCCCGCCGGTGGAATACTCTCGTGGCACGAGTCCAAGCCACGCTGCAAAGAAGCGCCCGTTGGTAAACTGGTGACCGTTGCCGGCTGAGGCTTCAAGAGCACTGGCCGCAAGCGGTCCGATGCCGGGCACGGTCATGAGTCGTCGGGCTGTGTCGCTGTACTGGACGCTGCGCTGAATCTGCTTCGATCTTCAATCCTGGCCTCCAAGAGCTTGAAATCGTTCCATAGTTCCCCAAGCAAGGTACGTATCGAGGGCGGTAACTCGTTGGTCTCATCTCCGAGAACTCGAGGAATGTCCATCCTGAATACGCCAGCTCCTTGCCGAACCGCAATGCCGAACTGTCATGGTGTGGAAGGGAGTTCCGGAACAATATCCGTTCGGATAATGGCCCGGAGTTCGTCGCCAAAGACCTGCGCAAATGGCTTGCCGACCAGCGCCCAATGGTGCTATTGGGGCAGCAAGCGCAGTGCATTTTCTCGATAGACAAGTCTCAAAACGTCATCTGGCAAGAACAATCCATAGATTTGCCAGCGACCCTGCCGGGAGGCGTGCGAGGGGTATTCAAAATACTCATCCGC
This Edaphobacter bradus DNA region includes the following protein-coding sequences:
- a CDS encoding efflux RND transporter periplasmic adaptor subunit — encoded protein: MRISIGILSFAAFSVLAGCAKTQKAGPEPVPVVAEIVATQQVQPSWTYSGEIRPDTEVQLAFKEPGYIAALYRVKGVDGRMRDVQVGDEIPAGATLARLRSSDYEASLNSAVGQQRSVQGTLDVSQAELNRAKADQAKADLDFERAQALYAAKAMTRPDYDAAVDQHTSATASVEAAVRQIEARRGQLSAASAQAVSARINLGDTSLNAPMPGVIVEKSVEPGSLVAAGTRAFTLDDTRVVKVNFGAPDSMLAHLKLGAPVPVQLDALQGRTFTGQITGISASANRESRVFNIEVTLPNRDRLFKVGMIARIRIEQANTQTVPVVPLTALMTTESGSNNYSVFTVTERDGKQFAQLKSVRIGETFGKSVVIDEGLTPGERIVVNRTNQLSNGSLIRMVN
- a CDS encoding TolC family protein, with the translated sequence MAFTLGMLALLARGQNPAPLSPPPTVEKAAGQQSNLSELTLEQAVEQAVANNSSLKTARLDTLRAADDLAANKTRRFANTQVTALGAQLVTKPSVTYAAGSLGVYSATGPIPATNQKVEIPRKPVGIVNVSVAQPLSTQYQLHLQLKALELGLEGTRQDQVKTRLEVVDQVRRAYYAVVEAQSALDSLQASLPYYRESHRLAFVNLGRETILESDLLNADAQLLKLQNAISDASDRVASASERLNDLMGRDVHTQFRVAAIGDADTDLATPEAMEARALQNRPDLKKAKLQVQQANYDARAKKAEYIPDVSLAFSYYTTANFENVFPSNVGTVGVSVRWEPWDWGRRHQEYEEKRAKEEQAKVGVGATERAVLLEVRNARRQLENTRRQLTLSDANESTARQKLKELQEKVKREAALSRDLYQAQSDLASADSQQQQALTAFWKARADLKKAIGEE
- a CDS encoding tetratricopeptide repeat protein; its protein translation is MLPFVNMSPEPEQDYFCDGISEEITNSLTRVSGLNVIARTSAFHFKGANIDIREVGQRLGANLVIEGSVRKAGEQLRITAQAIQTESGHHVWSETFRRELQDVFAIQEEIAKSVADLLRLHMPEVQGPARPSAPDLDAYTRYLRARFLIHQQSPETLYAALEQLRGLTETYPNYALAYSGMAAASGLLAQFGMVPGRDVYPEVKANAERGYALDPESGDTCAVLGGLRAWFEHRWDEADRMYDRAIKQQPSHAPAHMFRAMALLCQGDFSAAESGLCRSTELDPLSASDCARMAYLHYVKGDYPSAEEHLRESFELDRDYPEARLYEGLLHFQQRRYDAVIQCLSPSASPLDIGLLAAGHAQEGSLSRAQECMERLHQLAERQYVTPLAEGFAAVGMGDFDLALQRLDEAIDHKTNFVNLLAVEPFFHPLHANRRFAKLLKKLNLSH
- a CDS encoding FAD-dependent oxidoreductase, producing MNGTNSSAKHYDMVVIGSGAAGHHGAIQAAKLGKKVALVERFIALGGASINTGTIPSKTLREAVLRSTRSGSTDRRISASNLALRIEEVASNEVRVFENQFRRNDIDALIGNASFSGPHTIRVANQEEEYFCHADHILIATGSRPAHNDAIPVDDVSIIDTDAIRRLRTEHHVLTIVGGGVIAIE
- a CDS encoding transposase, translating into MTVPGIGPLAASALEASAGNGHQFTNGRFFAAWLGLVPREYSTGGKTTLLGISKRGNIYLRRLLIHGARSCVQTCDRQRHPLGAWITKLEQRICILPNRQSGAPLDFALILEGFAAAHLKDLASDY